From Pogoniulus pusillus isolate bPogPus1 chromosome 5, bPogPus1.pri, whole genome shotgun sequence, the proteins below share one genomic window:
- the LOC135175489 gene encoding chromosome alignment-maintaining phosphoprotein 1-like isoform X1, whose protein sequence is MDVLQILRKATERLECDHCSFRGTDYENTQIHMGTIHPEYCDEMDAAGLGKLIFYQKSAKLFHCHKCFFTSKMYCNVYYHITAQHATPEKWNEGRKGQVEGDSDPSKKSVTSEPQKSSLSPETHKPTLSPELPKSEPVVSPNFQKSSVSPEPQKSVQVTSTELEKSAQAMSPDSEKSALATSPDPEKVSSAASSDSEKQSPAVSPDPQKPSPAVSPSLQKPSPAVSPDPQKSAPAVSPDSQKSALTVSPDPQKSAPAVSPDSQKSAPTVSPDSQKSAPTVSPDPQKSAPAVSPEPRRHSPAMSPEPRRHSPAMSPEPRRHSPAVSPEPRRHSPAVSPEPRRYSPAVSPEPKKPTPAVSPEPRRYAPAGSPESRRLPSQMRKPASTTSPEARRPAPAVSPESWRPDPTVSPEPWRSTPHEVQKSSTVSPWAAKPAMSVSIESRRSAPEARRPVVSPEPRRFASDSWKSTSFSESQKSTLVSSEPWKPISSVYPEGWKPVLSPDTWKHSPPVSPELRKSSHTVSSDSWKPSFFPEVRKPGASISPESWKLSESRKPVYFSETQKSPSAALSEVQKRAHFPEPRKRALFPESRKSNPSLPADIQKRAVFSEPQSQVSTSVSTESQKHALCSEAQKSALVSSETQKHTLFSEVQKLASISPEVQEHTSFPEPHKSASPETQKHGFFTESQKPTPISPETPKQAVFTDSQKSAVSPDVHKHTIFSEMQKPVAALSSDIQRHTETTVPTEIQRSILFSEPHRSAPGFSSEPQTPSESGESDFLSHSLDDQKPLDDLFSQDEQSILAKESPEDIFYSCPKKKPKKENQENSDSELNSSECGKPEMDSMEIKEQESNSDQEQYDMESSDYIKESKIDAATPTQPPCVLQFTEEKEAFISEEEIAKYMKRGKGKYYCKICCCRAMKKGAVLHHLVNKHNVQSPYKCKICGKAFLLESLLKNHVAAHGQSLLKCPRCNFESNFPRGFKKHLTHCQSRHSDDAPKKHLDSIEPLEEQI, encoded by the coding sequence ATGGATGTGTTGCAGATACTACGTAAAGCCACAGAGCGCCTAGAATGTGATCACTGTAGCTTCAGAGGAACGGACTATGAAAATACACAAATTCATATGGGTACCATACATCCAGAGTATTGTGATGAAATGGATGCTGCTGGTTTGGGTAAACTTATATTTTATCAAAAAAGTGCAAAGCTGTTTCATTGTCATAAATGTTTCTTTACCAGCAAGATGTATTGCAATGTATATTATCACATCACAGCACAGCATGCAACACCCGAGAAGTGGAATGAGGGGCGGAAAGGACAGGTAGAAGGAGATTCAGATCCCTCCAAAAAAAGTGTCacatcagagccacagaaatcttccctttcccctgagACGCACAAACCCACCCTTTCTCCTGAGCTCCCCAAATCTGAACCTGTTGTTTCTCCCAACTTTCAGAAAtcttcagtatctccagagCCCCAGAAATCAGTTCAGGTGACTTCCACAGAGCTAGAGAAGTCAGCCCAGGCCATGTCCCCAGATTCAGAAAAGTCAGCCCTTGCCACATCTCCAGATCCAGAGAAGGTATCCTCAGCTGCATCCTCAGACTCAGAGAAGCAGTCACCTGCTGTGTCTCCTGACCCACAGAAGCCGTCTCCTGCTGTGTCCCCCAGCCTACAGAAGCCATCTCCTGCTGTGTCCCCAGACCCACAGAAGTCAGCCCCAGCTGTGTCCCCTGACTCGCAGAAGTCAGCCTTGACTGTGTCCCCAGACCCACAGAAGTCAGCCCCAGCCGTGTCCCCTGACTCACAGAAGTCAGCCCCCACTGTGTCCCCTGACTCACAGAAGTCAGCCCCAACTGTGTCCCCTGACCCACAGAAGTCAGCCCCAGCAGTGTCTCCAGAGCCCCGTCGGCATTCCCCAGCAATGTCTCCAGAACCCCGTCGGCATTCCCCAGCAATGTCTCCGGAGCCCCGTCGGCATTCCCCTGCTGTATCACCAGAGCCCCGTCGCCATTCTCCCGCTGTGTCTCCAGAGCCTCGACGATACTCCCCAGCTGTGTCACCAGAGCCAAAgaaacccactccagcagtgtCTCCTGAGCCCCGACGGTATGCCCCAGCTGGGTCTCCCGAGTCCCGGAGACTTCCTTCTCAAATGCGTAAGCCTGCTTCTACTACTTCTCCTGAAGCCCGGAGGCCTGCTCCTGCAGTTTCACCAGAGTCATGGAGACCTGATCCGACTGTTTCCCCTGAACCCTGGAGATCTACACCTCATGAGGTGCAGAAGTCTTCCACtgtgtctccctgggctgcAAAGCCTGCCATGTCAGTGTCTATAGAATCACGGCGATCTGCCCCCGAGGCCCGAAGGCCTGTTGTGTCACCAGAGCCTAGGAGGTTTGCTTCTGACTCATGGAAGTCTACATCCTTTTCTGAATCTCAGAAGTCTACTCTTGTTTCCTCTGAGCCATGGAAACCCATCTCATCTGTTTACCCCGAAGGCTGGAAACCCGTTCTGTCCCCTGACACTTGGAAGCATTCTCCCCCTGTTTCTCCTGAGCTTCGAAAGTCTAGTCACACAGTTTCCTCTGACTCTTGGaagccttctttctttcctgaggTCCGTAAGCCTGGTGCTTCGATATCTCCTGAATCTTGGAAACTCTCTGAGTCCCGGAAACCTGTGTATTTTTCTGAAACTCAGAAATCCCCCTCAGCTGCTTTGTCTGAGGTTCAGAAACGGGCTCATTTCCCCGAACCTCGGAAAAGAGCTCTGTTCCCAGAGTCTCGTAAATCTAATCCCTCTCTTCCTGCCGATATCCAGAAACGTGCTGTCTTTTCTGAGCCCCAGAGTCAGGTGTCTACTTCTGTTTCTACTGAAAGCCAGAAACATGCCTTGTGTTCTGAAGCCCAGAAATCAGCTCTTGTTTCTTCTGAAACTCAGAAGCACACTCTGTTTTCTGAAGTCCAGAAACTTGCTTCCATTTCCCCTGAAGTTCAGGAGCATACTTCCTTTCCAGAGCCTCACAAATCTGCTTCTCCTGAAACTCAGAAACATGGCTTCTTTACCGAGTCCCAGAAACCTACTCCTATTTCTCCTGAGACCCCAAAACAAGCTGTTTTTACTGACTCCCAGAAATCTGCTGTGTCACCTGATGTCCACAAACATACTATCTTTTCTGAGATGCAGAAGCCTGTTGCTGCTTTATCCTCTGATATCCAGAGACACACTGAAACTACTGTACCTACTGAAATCCAGAGGAGCATCCTGTTTTCCGAACCTCACAGGTCTGCTCCAGGTTTTTCCTCTGAGCCCCAGACACCTAGTGAGTCTGGAGAGAGTGACTTTCTTTCTCACAGTTTAGATGATCAGAAACCACTGGATGATTTATTTTCGCAGGATGAACAATCAATATTGGCCAAAGAATCACCAGAAGACATATTCTACTCATGCCccaaaaagaaacccaagaaGGAAAACCAGGAAAACTCAGATTCTGAACTTAATAGCAGTGAGTGTGGAAAACCAGAGATGGACTCAATGGAGATAAAGGAACAAGAATCCAACAGTGACCAAGAACAATATGATATGGAGTCATCCGATTACATCAAAGAGAGCAAAATAGATGCAGCTACTCCCACGCAGCCACCgtgtgtgctgcagtttactgaggagaaagaggctttcatcTCCGAGGAAGAAATAGCGAAGTACATGAAGCGTGGCAAGGGAAAGTATTACTGCAAGATCTGCTGCTGCCGTGCGATGAAGAAAGGTGCTGTCTTGCACCATTTAGTTAACAAGCATAATGTTCAAAGCCCTTACAAATGTAAAATTTGTGGCAAAGCTTTTCTCCTGGAATCTCTTCTTAAAAACCACGTTGCTGCACATGGTCAAAGTTTGTTGAAGTGTCCACGTTGTAATTTTGAATCGAATTTCCCCCGAGGCTTTAAGAAACATTTAACCCATTGCCAAAGCCGTCATAGTGATGATGCACCTAAAAAACACTTGGACAGCATTGAACCACTTGAAGAACAAATTTAA